DNA sequence from the Blastomonas fulva genome:
CTCTACCAGCCAGAGGCTCGTGAGCGCATCTCTGCGCGAAATTTTCGACGCGAGCTGCATAGTCTTGCGGGCCGATGCGGCGCCGGCCTTTTCCACTTGCAGCAGGCCGAGCATGCGAACAGTTTCGGCATTGGTGGGCTCGATTGCGAAGGCGCGCATCGAAAGCGACCGGATTTCGGGATCGAGCTTCTTGGGAAGCAGATTCTTGTTTCGGGCGGTCTGCCTGCGCAGCAGGGTCTCTGCCGCTGCCGCGCTCCTATAGCCGCTGCCGAACCAGGTCCCTTCGCCAAACGGTAGGGAGGCCCCGATCGCAGACACGGCGGACAGCCAGAACAGCGGAAGGCCGAGGAGCACGCACAAAAGGTACCGGATGTTCATGGACCACGGCTACCGATCAGTCGCGCCGGTCCAGCAGTGCATCTTCGTCCCCATCCTTCGAACCATAGCCATAGCCGTAGCCATAACCATAGCCATAGGGCGAGCTGGCCTTGTCGAGCTTGGTCAGGATGACGCCGAAGATATGCGCATCGGTCAACCGTAGGCGCTCGATCGAGTTCTGCACGCCGCGGATACCTGCGCCACCGCTTTCGATGGTGAACATCACACCCTCGACCACCGAGGCCAGCAGCGGTGCGTCCGACAGGCCCAGCACCGGCGCGGAGTCGACTAGCACATAGTCGAACATCTCGGTAGTGCGCTCGATCAGGATCCGGAACCGGTCGTTGCTGAACAGTTCGGCTGCGTTGGGCGGCTTGGGCCCTGCGGTCATCATCTTGAGGCTATTCTCGGGAACGTCGACGATCAACTTCTCGACGTCATCCTGGCCCGACAGGAAGTTGCTCAACCCCGCGTTGTTGGGCAGGTCGACGAACCCATGCTGGGACGGGTTTCTTAAGTCCCCGTCGATCAGCAGAACCCTGGCGCCCGTCCGGGCCAGCGTTTCGGCGATGGCAAACGCCGAAGTCGACTTGCCCTCGTTCGGACGCGAACTGGTCAGCATCATCGACTTTGGAATGCCGTGATCGGTCAGGAAGGACAGATTCGTCCTGACCGACAGATACGCCTCGGATGCCACGGACTTGCGATCGCGCAGCGAAGCGATAATGTCTTCATTGTCCATGCGCGGGATGGAGCCGAGCACCGGCAGACCGAGCAAGCGGGTTGCGGTCGCCGCATCCTTGATCGTCTGGTCTGCCTGCACCTTGATGACCACCGAGATGACGGCAACACCAATGCCGGCGATCAGCGCTACGAACATGTTGAACAGCAGCGACGGGCTGGACGGACGATCGGGAATCTTGGCAGGATCGACGATGGAGATGTTGTTGCTGCCGACGCCGACGACGCCGATTTCCTTGTAGCGCTGCAGCAGGCCGTCATACAGTTGACGGTTGGTATCCACCTCGCGCTGGAAGATGTTGTACTGGATGGAGTCGCGGCGCTGACCGATATATTCCTGGGTCAGCTTGTCGACCCGTGCGCGCAGTTCGCTCTCGCGCTGTACGGCCTGACGGAATGCGGCATTGGCACCACCGGCGATGCGACCTTCCTCGCGCGCAATGCTGGCATCAAGATTCTGCAGCTGAGATGCCAGCGCCTGAACCTGGGGATAGCCCGATTCGAACTGAGTGGTTAGGCGGGCGTAGTCCGCGGACACTTCGGCACGCTTCTGACGCAGCGCATTGATCACAGGACTGGCCAGCGAATCCTTGCTCACCGCAGCCGCGCGTTTGACCGCGCTCTCGGCAGCGATGCGATCGGCCGTAGCCGCCGCGAGCGCTTCATTCAGCGCCTGAAGGTCCGCCGTGACGAGAGTCTGGCCGGTTTCGGTGCGGCCATCGTCTGTCTGCTGCGAGCTGAGCGTCACGATGCGCTTGTTCGAAGCATAAGTGACAAGGTCTCGCTCCGAATCCTCGAGCTTCATTCGCAGTTCGCGCAGCCGAGCCTCGAGGAAATTCCGAGCGTCCGCCGTCGAGGCAAATCGCCGATCGAGATTCCCCTGGATGAACTGGTTGACCCAAGCATTGGAAACCTTTGCCGAAAATACCGGATCGGGGCTGGTAAAGCGGATATCGACAAGGCGCGATCCGCGCACCGGATCGATCTTCACGCGGCTGAGCAGCACATCGATGGTTGCCTGGGCAACGCGCTCGCGCTGGCTCGACCGCGGACCCTTCGCCGCCGCGTCGCCGGCCGCGGTCACGCCGTCGCGATCGATGCCGAAGCGCTCGAGGAAGTCGACGTCATTGGCAAGACCCAGCTGGCGCGACACACGCTCTGCCAGGGTCCGTGCTTCCAGCAGCGAATACTGGGTCTGATAGAATTCGAGATCCTGACCGACCTCTTCAGGCCGCAGACCTTCGACATTGGTGACATTCTCGTCCTTGCGGCTGATCTCGATGCGCGACGAAGCCGTATATTGCGGCGTCGCCAGCAGCGTCACCACGATCGAGATGAGCAGCGCGGCACCGATGATGCTCGCTACCAGTATCCGGTGGCCGAGGAAAACTTGCCAGTACTTGACCAAAAGCGGGCTTTCGGCTGTCTCCGAAGCAGTAGGACCCGGACTATAGGCCAATTGAGCCCCGGCGTCAGTCGAAGTATTCATACCAAAAGCTTCCAATTACAGA
Encoded proteins:
- a CDS encoding GumC family protein gives rise to the protein MVKYWQVFLGHRILVASIIGAALLISIVVTLLATPQYTASSRIEISRKDENVTNVEGLRPEEVGQDLEFYQTQYSLLEARTLAERVSRQLGLANDVDFLERFGIDRDGVTAAGDAAAKGPRSSQRERVAQATIDVLLSRVKIDPVRGSRLVDIRFTSPDPVFSAKVSNAWVNQFIQGNLDRRFASTADARNFLEARLRELRMKLEDSERDLVTYASNKRIVTLSSQQTDDGRTETGQTLVTADLQALNEALAAATADRIAAESAVKRAAAVSKDSLASPVINALRQKRAEVSADYARLTTQFESGYPQVQALASQLQNLDASIAREEGRIAGGANAAFRQAVQRESELRARVDKLTQEYIGQRRDSIQYNIFQREVDTNRQLYDGLLQRYKEIGVVGVGSNNISIVDPAKIPDRPSSPSLLFNMFVALIAGIGVAVISVVIKVQADQTIKDAATATRLLGLPVLGSIPRMDNEDIIASLRDRKSVASEAYLSVRTNLSFLTDHGIPKSMMLTSSRPNEGKSTSAFAIAETLARTGARVLLIDGDLRNPSQHGFVDLPNNAGLSNFLSGQDDVEKLIVDVPENSLKMMTAGPKPPNAAELFSNDRFRILIERTTEMFDYVLVDSAPVLGLSDAPLLASVVEGVMFTIESGGAGIRGVQNSIERLRLTDAHIFGVILTKLDKASSPYGYGYGYGYGYGSKDGDEDALLDRRD